The following coding sequences lie in one Spirochaetota bacterium genomic window:
- a CDS encoding HD domain-containing phosphohydrolase has translation MLGKKIKIDVDYLRPNSTFIYPLISEDGDVVLPPRVALTAEKINAIKARYGNILYYNDNGQMAVIPSFRMQIARNKSKEIMHEIAQSHKISKVAIHEAEKVIIDIVNDLTSTEILALNLLKDLKSYEEYIYNHSVNVGILSAVMARMIGTFNKDEIKNIALGGYLHDIGQMQLDKNLLEKEGKYNITDIQKMKRHPQLGYEIIKKIKDVHPIVLQSVLFHHERYNNNGYYGLPYENLPIYPKIIGLCDIYDALTSKRPFRSAIEPSNALKAILNAINQQFDYQLINIFINKLGPILNNTQAFYTHNDICELNTQELAIIKDFGINDMLKPKVIIFCKFQRTGEQLLARFYEKPLEIDLSQDPNNRYMIKIINNYKQLQSIQKKLEEKKLL, from the coding sequence ATGCTTGGAAAAAAAATAAAAATTGATGTAGATTATCTAAGGCCAAATAGTACTTTTATATATCCACTTATATCGGAAGATGGTGATGTAGTTTTACCTCCCCGCGTGGCTCTAACTGCCGAAAAAATAAATGCCATTAAGGCAAGGTATGGCAATATTCTGTATTATAATGACAATGGACAGATGGCTGTTATTCCCAGTTTCAGGATGCAAATTGCCCGGAATAAATCAAAAGAAATAATGCACGAAATAGCCCAAAGCCATAAAATCAGCAAAGTTGCAATTCATGAAGCTGAAAAGGTTATTATAGATATTGTCAATGACCTTACTTCAACTGAAATACTGGCGCTAAACCTTCTAAAAGATTTAAAAAGCTATGAAGAATATATCTATAACCATTCAGTGAACGTAGGTATTTTAAGTGCTGTTATGGCACGAATGATTGGAACTTTCAATAAAGATGAGATTAAAAATATAGCGCTGGGCGGGTATTTACATGATATTGGTCAGATGCAGTTAGATAAAAACCTTTTAGAAAAAGAAGGAAAATATAATATTACCGATATTCAGAAAATGAAGCGCCATCCTCAGTTAGGCTATGAAATAATCAAAAAAATTAAGGATGTACACCCCATAGTATTGCAATCAGTATTATTTCATCATGAACGGTACAATAATAATGGATATTATGGATTACCGTACGAAAATTTACCCATTTATCCCAAAATAATAGGATTATGTGATATATATGATGCATTAACATCAAAACGCCCTTTCAGAAGTGCTATCGAACCAAGTAATGCATTAAAGGCAATATTAAATGCTATTAATCAGCAGTTTGATTATCAATTAATTAACATTTTTATCAATAAGTTAGGCCCCATATTAAACAACACGCAGGCATTCTATACACATAACGATATTTGTGAACTCAACACACAGGAGCTTGCTATCATTAAGGACTTTGGCATCAATGACATGTTGAAACCTAAAGTGATAATATTTTGCAAATTCCAGAGAACAGGGGAACAGTTACTGGCGCGTTTCTATGAAAAACCATTAGAAATTGACCTTTCACAAGATCCCAATAATCGTTATATGATCAAAATCATCAATAATTACAAACAGCTACAATCAATTCAGAAAAAATTAGAAGAAAAAAAACTATTATAA